A window of Polaribacter litorisediminis contains these coding sequences:
- a CDS encoding UvrD-helicase domain-containing protein: MNWNDRNKEYNPIRNHIKLGFDTVADTQGMLSVIVHDLRTKKFDPINSRVLIFVRTRKQSEEIAIGLNTCLENEGLNYAGKADFYHAGLEGTNRTEKYENYKKGDSVILIATKAFGMGMDIKNIHFVFHLGPSSTFEDYLQEVGRAGRNQASYENAGYSESNPLLAKCIITKEDFNKIKDLQHQNEITWSQIEQVRKTIFNYVSKFRHLKIEKENAFPLPLDLLNQDIEYEEVYGKDTVFRVILYWLEKLNRIKLGVYTPAQLPIKILNEDVSIAATRTKEENNQLKSLLNLLIQIKADKFNDSQTIMVDMQLLKDALKIKTTTELFKLLFTAQKFELISLDRNINLEISINRTPELKSWGYDVKSPRIEATFDFANEIIKATTPGNQVALDNNELNSNIKDIITANFQPENIFWEEIKKNNEYKKKEEINKTLVDDFKKVRAKFAFKLVNFLPKLRHKSHIAYEEEKVFISQLIYNSYKTNSLPLQELKEFKIDLIKLITYISEQNLKKNKRTFNIVDLINHLDIDKKGDEYFQKLVCISKGLGYLKGDGGDIIPMGIELFIHDLSIIDIENETDLEIQIEFEESNKMKELRLLALKCLTGLKEYEHDAFIKGYFKCSSNEDIIQLLIENLDENHPDLVAFREEALKTAKAALNESQSKVYEANLNQNLQVIAGPGTGKTHTLTLRVARLIQDEKINPDNILILAYNRAVVIELKERLDKLFKKLGYSKLIKKLKIFTFHGFIKYTLGNELNDLGFDQWTQKFIDIMHNSPGTIGQKLGTIRYVFVDEFQDITSERMELLKFIAHPERTKICVIGDPNQSIYGYERANVGDSMNPKPYYDEFAKIYSPEILKLNINYRSYIEILTESERLLSLNTSRIEITKLLAHNKTKTINPPVEIIDVREHRVDWKLKLQELLRYNDDMGQYRQIAIMFRSNNEVYRAFNVLKDLNLNIRLRVQGAKGALTKTREFYHLLSDLRLKAKDKLSLNYLQDISDLKLSVLREYSNWDVYILNVFHCLVCEFEKEKDEDSTYEDLIQFIEDIGSKDDGQFGKIYEQNIKEIGGDNSLQEVIITTMHKVKGLEFDAVLIPPSFSNLPTSSRFYEADLQDFIEEERRLYYVAYSRAKRKLVVIKYERESALDKGTGYLTPQETVNQLGISVGEGIDKFTMYWSASAYGGNSYNYIKDHVKIGDRLVLLPVINGHYTFWYATINNNRVALLSRSMVNRINHLLEIKGFIVSSIYVSTYEETLWSDEKNNTNYASNWTESSKNRGYVYLIDFSGYGH; encoded by the coding sequence ATGAATTGGAATGACCGCAATAAAGAATATAACCCTATTAGAAACCATATCAAACTTGGTTTTGATACAGTCGCAGATACTCAGGGTATGTTAAGTGTGATTGTTCATGATTTGAGAACCAAAAAATTTGATCCAATAAATAGTAGAGTATTAATTTTTGTTAGAACAAGAAAGCAATCCGAAGAAATAGCTATTGGATTAAATACCTGCCTAGAGAATGAAGGTCTCAATTATGCAGGTAAGGCAGATTTTTACCATGCAGGATTAGAAGGAACTAATAGAACTGAAAAATACGAAAATTATAAAAAAGGGGATAGTGTAATTTTAATTGCGACCAAAGCTTTTGGTATGGGTATGGATATTAAAAATATTCATTTTGTGTTTCATTTAGGTCCATCATCAACTTTTGAAGACTACTTGCAAGAAGTAGGTAGAGCAGGTAGAAATCAAGCTTCATATGAAAATGCGGGTTATTCTGAGTCCAATCCTTTATTGGCAAAATGTATTATTACCAAAGAGGACTTTAATAAAATTAAAGATTTACAACATCAGAACGAAATCACTTGGTCACAAATAGAACAAGTAAGGAAAACAATTTTTAATTATGTGTCTAAATTTCGTCATCTAAAAATTGAAAAAGAAAATGCTTTTCCACTACCATTAGATTTATTAAACCAAGATATTGAATACGAAGAGGTATATGGTAAGGATACTGTTTTTAGGGTTATTTTATATTGGCTAGAAAAATTAAATAGAATTAAACTCGGTGTATATACCCCAGCTCAATTACCGATAAAAATACTCAATGAAGATGTAAGTATTGCAGCTACTAGGACTAAAGAAGAGAATAATCAACTTAAAAGTTTATTAAATCTGTTAATACAAATAAAGGCAGATAAGTTTAATGACTCTCAAACTATTATGGTCGACATGCAGCTTCTAAAAGATGCATTGAAAATTAAGACAACAACAGAACTTTTTAAACTCTTATTTACAGCACAAAAATTTGAACTTATTTCACTTGATAGAAACATTAATTTAGAAATTAGTATCAATCGTACTCCGGAATTAAAATCATGGGGTTATGATGTGAAATCGCCAAGAATTGAGGCTACTTTTGATTTTGCAAACGAAATTATAAAAGCAACCACACCGGGTAACCAAGTAGCTTTAGACAATAATGAGTTAAATTCTAATATAAAAGATATCATTACGGCTAATTTTCAACCAGAAAATATATTTTGGGAGGAAATAAAGAAAAATAATGAATATAAGAAGAAGGAAGAAATCAATAAAACATTAGTTGATGACTTTAAGAAAGTTAGAGCGAAATTTGCTTTTAAATTAGTCAACTTTCTACCAAAACTGAGACATAAGAGCCATATAGCATATGAAGAAGAAAAAGTCTTTATTTCCCAATTAATCTACAATAGCTATAAAACTAATAGTTTACCCTTACAAGAATTAAAAGAATTCAAAATTGATTTAATTAAACTGATTACATATATCTCTGAACAGAATCTAAAGAAAAATAAAAGGACGTTTAATATTGTAGACCTAATAAACCATTTAGATATTGATAAAAAGGGAGATGAATATTTTCAAAAACTTGTATGCATTTCTAAAGGTTTAGGATATTTAAAGGGGGATGGAGGTGATATAATTCCAATGGGAATAGAGCTCTTTATTCATGACTTATCCATAATAGATATAGAAAACGAAACTGATTTAGAAATTCAAATAGAGTTTGAAGAAAGTAATAAAATGAAAGAGTTAAGATTGTTAGCTCTTAAATGTCTTACTGGATTAAAAGAATATGAACATGATGCTTTTATTAAAGGCTATTTTAAATGCTCAAGCAATGAAGATATTATCCAACTTTTAATTGAAAATTTAGATGAAAATCATCCTGATTTAGTTGCATTTAGGGAAGAAGCTTTAAAAACTGCTAAAGCAGCCTTAAATGAAAGTCAGAGTAAAGTTTATGAAGCCAACTTAAATCAAAATTTACAAGTAATTGCAGGGCCTGGAACTGGAAAAACGCATACACTTACATTAAGGGTTGCACGATTAATTCAAGATGAAAAAATTAATCCAGATAATATTTTGATTTTAGCTTATAATCGAGCAGTTGTTATTGAGTTAAAAGAAAGGTTAGATAAACTATTCAAGAAGTTAGGGTATTCTAAACTTATCAAGAAATTAAAAATTTTCACTTTTCATGGTTTTATAAAATACACTTTAGGAAATGAACTCAATGATTTAGGTTTTGACCAATGGACACAAAAGTTTATTGATATTATGCACAATTCACCTGGTACTATTGGTCAAAAATTAGGGACTATAAGGTATGTGTTTGTAGATGAGTTTCAAGACATAACCTCTGAAAGGATGGAATTACTCAAATTTATTGCCCATCCCGAAAGAACCAAAATTTGTGTAATAGGTGATCCCAACCAAAGTATATATGGTTATGAGAGAGCCAATGTTGGTGATTCAATGAATCCAAAACCCTATTATGATGAATTTGCAAAGATTTATAGTCCTGAGATATTAAAGCTTAATATTAATTACAGATCTTATATTGAGATTTTAACGGAGTCGGAAAGGTTGTTAAGTCTTAATACTTCGCGTATTGAAATCACAAAACTCTTAGCTCATAATAAAACAAAAACAATAAATCCACCTGTAGAAATAATAGATGTTAGGGAACATCGAGTAGATTGGAAGTTAAAGTTACAAGAACTACTAAGGTATAATGACGATATGGGGCAGTATCGTCAAATTGCAATTATGTTTCGCTCTAATAATGAGGTGTATAGGGCATTCAATGTGCTTAAAGATTTGAATTTAAACATAAGGTTGAGAGTTCAAGGAGCTAAAGGAGCATTAACAAAAACAAGGGAATTTTATCACTTATTAAGTGATCTTCGATTAAAGGCTAAAGACAAATTATCTTTAAATTATCTACAGGATATTTCAGATTTAAAATTAAGTGTCTTAAGAGAATATTCTAATTGGGATGTATATATCTTAAATGTGTTTCATTGTTTAGTATGTGAGTTTGAAAAAGAAAAAGATGAAGATTCAACTTATGAAGATTTAATTCAATTCATTGAGGATATTGGGAGCAAAGATGACGGACAGTTTGGTAAAATATATGAGCAGAATATAAAAGAAATAGGAGGAGATAATTCCTTGCAAGAAGTTATTATTACTACAATGCATAAAGTAAAAGGTTTAGAATTTGATGCTGTATTGATACCACCATCATTTTCAAATCTACCTACTTCAAGTAGGTTTTATGAAGCTGATCTGCAAGATTTTATCGAAGAGGAAAGACGTTTGTATTATGTAGCGTATTCCAGAGCTAAGAGAAAGCTAGTAGTTATTAAGTATGAAAGAGAGAGCGCTTTGGATAAAGGGACAGGTTATTTGACTCCGCAGGAAACTGTAAATCAGTTGGGGATTTCTGTAGGTGAAGGGATTGATAAGTTTACTATGTACTGGAGTGCTAGCGCATATGGCGGTAATTCTTATAATTACATTAAAGACCATGTAAAAATTGGAGATCGTTTAGTGTTACTTCCAGTAATAAATGGTCATTATACATTTTGGTATGCAACTATTAACAATAATAGAGTTGCTCTTTTGTCAAGGAGTATGGTTAATAGGATTAATCACTTATTAGAAATAAAGGGATTCATTGTTTCTTCAATATACGTCAGTACTTATGAAGAAACATTATGGTCTGATGAGAAAAATAATACAAACTATGCATCAAATTGGACAGAATCTTCTAAGAATAGAGGTTATGTTTACCTAATAGATTTTTCTGGATATGGTCATTAA